One genomic segment of Clostridium saccharoperbutylacetonicum N1-4(HMT) includes these proteins:
- the coaE gene encoding dephospho-CoA kinase (Dephospho-CoA kinase (CoaE) performs the final step in coenzyme A biosynthesis.), giving the protein MIKIGLTGGIGTGKSTVCSILKSEGFKIIDADMISKEVLEKNHQILEQVRSQFGSGFFDWRGEFRRREFGNHIFRFPKERVKYENIIMPYIKKELENQIKLYEKKGEKIVIIDAPTLIENNMQGEMDYIILVCVDNSVQIQRVMNRDKLSKSEVVTRINAQMSMEAKKEFANIIIDNNGEEIATQKQVYDLIDFIKLIS; this is encoded by the coding sequence ATGATTAAGATAGGTTTAACAGGTGGGATCGGCACAGGAAAAAGTACCGTTTGTAGTATTTTAAAGAGTGAAGGCTTTAAAATTATTGATGCAGATATGATATCTAAGGAAGTTTTAGAAAAAAATCATCAGATTTTAGAGCAAGTTCGTTCACAATTTGGATCAGGTTTTTTTGATTGGAGAGGAGAATTTAGAAGAAGAGAATTTGGAAATCACATATTTAGATTTCCAAAGGAAAGAGTAAAATATGAAAATATAATTATGCCATACATTAAGAAGGAATTAGAAAATCAGATTAAATTATATGAAAAAAAAGGTGAAAAGATAGTAATAATAGATGCTCCAACCTTAATTGAGAATAATATGCAGGGTGAGATGGATTATATTATTTTAGTGTGTGTAGATAATTCAGTACAAATTCAAAGAGTTATGAATAGAGATAAATTAAGTAAATCTGAGGTTGTAACTAGAATAAATGCTCAAATGTCTATGGAAGCTAAGAAGGAATTTGCAAATATTATTATTGATAACAACGGAGAAGAAATTGCAACACAAAAGCAAGTTTATGATTTGATAGATTTTATAAAATTAATAAGTTAA
- a CDS encoding lytic transglycosylase domain-containing protein, which yields MSFGRKILRKLIWFIVIFVAIIVGCRYLIKENFFPYKYKEYVDKYSSQYELDPLFVLAVIKTESNFDDDARSHKNAVGLMQITVETGEWAAKEMGYSKFSKEDLYNEEYNIKMGCWYLKKLNDSFDKNLDLTIAAYNAGPTNVKAWLDNEKYSSNGKCIDYIPFGETKKYVDKVNTYYNIYKYLYKENASFFDINKAANLIKSLISVHFLS from the coding sequence ATGAGTTTTGGAAGAAAGATTCTACGTAAATTAATATGGTTTATTGTAATTTTTGTAGCAATTATTGTAGGATGCAGGTATCTCATAAAAGAGAACTTTTTTCCATATAAATATAAAGAATATGTAGATAAATATAGTTCTCAATATGAGCTGGATCCATTGTTTGTTCTGGCTGTAATAAAAACTGAAAGTAATTTTGATGATGATGCACGTTCTCATAAAAATGCTGTAGGACTCATGCAAATTACTGTTGAAACTGGAGAATGGGCAGCTAAGGAAATGGGATACAGCAAATTTTCCAAAGAAGATTTATATAATGAAGAATATAATATAAAAATGGGATGCTGGTATCTAAAAAAATTAAACGATAGTTTTGATAAGAATTTAGATTTGACAATTGCAGCTTATAATGCAGGACCAACAAATGTGAAAGCCTGGCTTGATAATGAAAAGTATTCTTCAAATGGAAAGTGTATAGATTATATACCTTTTGGAGAGACTAAGAAATATGTAGATAAAGTAAATACCTACTATAATATATACAAATATTTATATAAGGAAAACGCAAGTTTCTTTGATATAAATAAAGCAGCTAATTTAATTAAAAGTTTGATTAGTGTTCATTTTTTAAGTTAA
- a CDS encoding acyl carrier protein, which produces MENLIELLKGVRDDIDFRECASLVDDGILDSFDIVEIVNLIGEEYDIKIPAIEIVPENFNSVDAILNMIQRLQEK; this is translated from the coding sequence ATGGAAAATTTAATTGAATTATTAAAAGGTGTTAGAGACGATATTGATTTTAGAGAATGTGCTTCTCTAGTAGATGATGGAATTTTAGATTCATTTGATATTGTTGAAATTGTCAACTTGATTGGTGAGGAATATGATATTAAAATTCCTGCCATTGAAATAGTTCCTGAAAATTTTAATAGTGTAGATGCAATTTTGAATATGATACAGCGCTTACAGGAAAAATAA
- a CDS encoding amino acid adenylation domain-containing protein, giving the protein MEKSILAYLENSEQTFPNKVAFSDNQYELTYSELADSARSIGSYLIEKISTHKAVVVYMEKNSRNIAVFMGAAYGGCFYVPIDSQMPIERINIILKTLEPAAVIYDDKTAKFLSLMETDCIKISYDEICKTPQDKEKLAIVRRKMIDTDPLYILFTSGSTGIPKGVIVCHRSVIDYSGWVVKTFDLNENTIFGNQTPFYFSMSVLDIFATIRSGATLHIIPKLLFSFPIKLLEFLNGKDINTIYWVPSALSIVANFGALEVVNPQNLKKILFAGETMPTKQLNIWRKHVPDAIYANLFGPTEITDIGIYYIVDREFKDDEPIPIGTPCDNVDAVILDENGKAVEEYGKIGELLIRGSFLSCGYYNNPEKTKEVFIQNPLNNSYPEKVYCTGDLVYLNENGEMIYVSRKDFQIKHMGNRIELGEIENAIGALDGVDMCCCLYNKESDQIIAVYTGNLELKKLSQLLKQKLPCYMIPNIYHKKESMPLNANDKIDRVKLKNDYIK; this is encoded by the coding sequence ATGGAAAAAAGTATTTTAGCATACTTAGAAAATTCAGAGCAAACATTTCCAAATAAAGTTGCCTTTTCCGATAACCAATATGAACTTACTTATAGTGAATTGGCAGATTCAGCTCGAAGTATTGGAAGCTATTTAATAGAAAAAATCAGTACGCATAAAGCAGTTGTTGTTTATATGGAAAAAAATTCACGAAATATTGCAGTTTTTATGGGAGCGGCATATGGAGGATGCTTTTATGTACCAATTGATTCACAAATGCCAATTGAACGTATTAACATAATCTTAAAAACACTTGAGCCTGCGGCTGTAATTTATGATGATAAAACAGCGAAATTCCTTTCCCTTATGGAAACAGATTGTATAAAAATATCTTATGATGAAATTTGCAAAACTCCTCAAGATAAAGAAAAGCTTGCGATTGTTAGAAGAAAAATGATTGACACTGATCCTTTATATATTCTTTTTACAAGTGGATCAACAGGAATACCAAAAGGAGTTATTGTATGTCATCGTTCCGTAATTGACTACTCTGGTTGGGTAGTTAAAACCTTTGATTTAAATGAAAACACTATATTCGGAAATCAAACGCCATTTTATTTTAGCATGTCTGTATTAGATATATTTGCAACAATTCGAAGTGGTGCAACACTTCATATTATACCTAAACTGCTCTTTTCATTTCCAATAAAATTATTGGAGTTTTTAAATGGAAAAGATATAAACACAATATACTGGGTACCTTCGGCATTAAGCATAGTAGCTAATTTTGGTGCATTAGAGGTCGTAAATCCACAAAATTTGAAGAAAATTTTGTTTGCAGGTGAAACAATGCCTACTAAACAACTTAATATTTGGCGTAAACATGTTCCTGACGCAATTTATGCAAACTTATTTGGACCTACTGAAATTACTGACATTGGAATTTATTATATAGTAGATAGAGAATTTAAAGATGATGAACCTATTCCAATAGGAACCCCATGCGACAATGTAGATGCAGTGATTCTTGATGAGAATGGAAAAGCAGTTGAAGAATATGGCAAGATTGGTGAATTGCTAATTCGTGGTTCTTTTTTATCCTGTGGATATTATAATAACCCAGAAAAAACAAAAGAAGTCTTTATTCAAAATCCATTAAATAATAGTTATCCTGAAAAAGTTTATTGTACAGGTGATTTAGTTTATTTAAATGAAAATGGAGAGATGATATATGTATCACGAAAAGATTTCCAAATTAAGCACATGGGAAACCGAATAGAATTAGGAGAAATAGAAAATGCAATTGGTGCATTAGATGGTGTTGATATGTGTTGTTGTCTATATAATAAGGAAAGTGATCAAATTATTGCTGTATACACAGGAAATTTAGAGTTAAAAAAATTATCTCAGCTTTTAAAGCAAAAGTTACCTTGCTATATGATACCAAATATTTATCACAAGAAGGAAAGCATGCCACTTAATGCGAACGATAAAATTGATCGAGTAAAATTAAAGAATGACTATATAAAATAA
- a CDS encoding MBOAT family O-acyltransferase codes for MSFLQFNFWLFLCILISAYYLLPKKFQWICLLIGSYVFYSFAGLKTIGYILFTTLSVWIGTILIDKINEKKEIELNEKKEVLTPEVKRNIRTLAKKKQRMIFWCVLLINFGILGFLKYFNFLAINLTDLFNLVSKGKIEPITLGLLLPLGISFYTFQSMGYLIDVYNGKYKAENNFFKFALFISFFPQIIQGPINRFDKLANQLYETHKFDLKKFEYGMQLILWGLFKKMIIADRAVSVVNQVFNHYDQYGGGITILGILFYSLQQYADFSGGIDVAIGIAELFGIDMSINFKRPYFSTSLSEFWRRWHITLGSWMRDYIFYPLALTKRMSKLGKLAGKYLGKRMGKIIPVAISNLVVFLVVGIWHGPYWHYVAWGLYNGIIIAFSAIIDPFYIWLKRILKVNTECFSYHLFRILRTFFIVNLGWYFDRANSLDASLYMLHNTIVNFNINQLMDGTIFKLGLKEFDFQVLFVATIVLLTISIMQEAGIKIRSFLSEQNLVFRWIVLYMLIFTIIYFDASSTNLLGGFMYAQF; via the coding sequence ATGTCATTTTTGCAGTTTAATTTTTGGCTTTTCTTATGTATATTAATTTCTGCATATTATCTATTACCTAAAAAATTTCAGTGGATATGTTTACTGATTGGCAGTTATGTTTTTTATTCATTTGCTGGTTTAAAGACTATTGGATATATACTTTTTACAACACTTAGTGTTTGGATTGGGACAATTCTCATTGATAAAATTAATGAGAAGAAGGAAATTGAGCTAAATGAAAAAAAAGAAGTTCTTACACCTGAAGTTAAGAGAAATATAAGAACTTTAGCAAAGAAAAAACAGAGAATGATTTTTTGGTGTGTATTATTAATTAATTTTGGAATTCTCGGTTTTTTAAAATACTTTAATTTCTTAGCTATAAATCTTACTGATTTGTTCAATTTGGTATCAAAAGGAAAAATTGAACCTATTACATTAGGGTTATTGCTCCCACTTGGTATATCATTTTATACCTTTCAATCCATGGGATATTTGATTGATGTATATAATGGCAAATATAAAGCTGAAAATAATTTTTTTAAATTCGCACTATTTATCTCCTTTTTTCCTCAAATTATACAAGGTCCCATTAATAGATTTGATAAATTAGCAAATCAACTATATGAAACTCATAAATTTGATTTAAAAAAATTTGAATATGGAATGCAGTTAATTTTATGGGGGCTATTTAAAAAAATGATAATTGCTGATAGAGCTGTTTCGGTTGTTAATCAGGTATTTAATCATTATGACCAGTATGGTGGCGGTATTACAATATTAGGAATATTATTTTATTCCTTACAACAGTATGCAGATTTTTCAGGTGGAATTGATGTAGCGATAGGAATTGCAGAATTATTTGGAATTGATATGTCAATAAATTTTAAACGCCCTTATTTCTCAACTTCCTTGTCAGAATTTTGGCGTAGATGGCATATAACTCTAGGCTCATGGATGAGAGATTATATTTTCTATCCTTTAGCACTAACCAAAAGAATGTCCAAATTAGGAAAACTAGCAGGTAAATACCTTGGAAAGAGAATGGGAAAAATCATACCAGTTGCCATTTCTAACCTTGTTGTGTTTTTAGTTGTTGGAATTTGGCATGGACCATATTGGCATTACGTGGCATGGGGATTATATAACGGTATTATAATTGCCTTTAGTGCAATTATAGATCCCTTTTATATATGGTTAAAAAGAATACTAAAAGTAAATACTGAATGCTTCTCATATCATCTATTTAGGATATTAAGAACATTTTTTATTGTAAATTTAGGCTGGTATTTTGATAGAGCAAATAGCTTAGACGCTTCACTTTATATGCTGCATAATACAATAGTGAATTTTAATATTAATCAATTAATGGATGGAACAATCTTTAAACTAGGACTTAAAGAATTTGATTTTCAAGTTTTATTCGTGGCAACTATTGTTCTATTAACAATAAGTATAATGCAAGAAGCTGGTATAAAAATTCGTTCATTTTTATCCGAGCAAAATTTAGTTTTTAGATGGATAGTGCTATATATGTTAATTTTTACCATAATATATTTTGATGCTAGTTCTACAAATTTATTGGGAGGTTTTATGTATGCACAATTCTAA
- a CDS encoding class I tRNA ligase family protein, whose translation MISKRLERNERPIFPKKAVVTAGMPYGNKNLHFGHVGGMFIHADIFARFLRDRIGKENVIFVSGTDCYGSPILESYRKLKEDGYKNTMEDYVTANHLSQKKTLEDYNVSLNIFGASALGRSGEIHNEVSEEIFNTLFENGYIKKLSALQFYDEEKKTFLNGRQVVGKCPIAGCNSDKAYAEECSLGHQYMASELINPISTLSGNKPILKNVDNWYFTLEDSMDIMKELNEFLKKNSNRRKYEINAIDEFLKKPLIYVPRKYIDDINELEAKFPKHETIDEEKKSSITFVFEKLEDRDKAKEILDDLSINYTSGKTLVPFRLSGNIEWGVKVPDKEELKNLTFWVWPESLWAPISFIKTYLESIGKNPEEWHNWWEDEDSMVYQFIGEDNIYFYSIAEMAILIGLKTAKGDNVDITKVKLPHIVSNKHILFMDKKASSSSEIKPPMADELLEFYTKDQLRMHFMSLGLSSKSVGFKPQVYMKGEEKSGADPVLKEGNLLTNVFNRLIRSCFYTLQSLNENIPKEEVSEKIKELTEKTVLEYERHMYNQDFHRIAYVLDDYIRDVNKHWASNIKNEELKRKIIADCFYACKVIAILIHPIAPEGSEMFKDYLNVDDELWNWDKIFDPITSYFKDGENHKFKFLEPKVDFFKKLEYQY comes from the coding sequence ATGATAAGTAAAAGATTAGAAAGAAACGAAAGACCAATATTTCCTAAAAAAGCTGTAGTTACTGCAGGAATGCCTTATGGAAATAAGAATCTTCATTTTGGCCATGTTGGAGGAATGTTCATTCATGCGGATATATTTGCAAGATTCTTAAGAGATAGAATTGGAAAGGAAAATGTTATCTTTGTATCAGGTACAGATTGTTATGGTTCACCTATTCTTGAAAGCTACAGAAAGTTAAAGGAAGATGGATATAAAAATACCATGGAAGACTATGTGACAGCTAATCATTTAAGTCAAAAGAAAACCTTAGAGGATTATAATGTCAGCTTAAATATTTTTGGGGCTTCAGCCCTTGGAAGGTCAGGAGAAATTCATAATGAAGTTTCAGAAGAAATATTTAATACATTATTCGAAAATGGTTATATAAAGAAGTTGTCAGCATTACAATTTTACGATGAAGAGAAAAAAACATTTCTTAATGGAAGACAAGTAGTTGGGAAGTGCCCAATTGCGGGATGTAATTCAGACAAAGCATATGCAGAAGAATGTTCATTAGGTCATCAATATATGGCATCAGAACTAATTAATCCTATTAGCACCTTATCTGGAAATAAGCCTATATTAAAAAACGTTGATAACTGGTATTTCACCTTAGAGGATTCTATGGATATAATGAAGGAACTTAATGAATTTTTAAAGAAGAATTCTAATAGAAGAAAATATGAAATTAATGCGATAGATGAATTTTTAAAGAAACCACTAATTTATGTGCCAAGAAAATATATAGACGATATAAATGAATTAGAAGCTAAATTTCCAAAGCATGAGACTATAGATGAAGAAAAAAAATCTTCAATAACTTTTGTTTTTGAAAAATTAGAAGACAGAGATAAAGCTAAAGAAATATTAGATGATTTAAGTATTAATTATACTAGTGGAAAGACTTTAGTTCCATTCAGATTATCAGGAAATATTGAATGGGGAGTAAAAGTACCAGATAAAGAAGAATTGAAAAATTTAACTTTTTGGGTATGGCCAGAATCTTTATGGGCACCAATCTCTTTTATAAAGACATATTTAGAGTCAATAGGAAAAAATCCTGAAGAATGGCATAATTGGTGGGAAGATGAAGACTCAATGGTATATCAATTTATTGGAGAAGATAATATCTATTTTTATTCAATTGCTGAGATGGCAATTTTAATTGGTCTTAAGACAGCTAAAGGTGATAATGTAGATATAACCAAAGTAAAATTACCACATATTGTATCTAATAAACATATTTTGTTTATGGATAAAAAAGCAAGCAGCAGCTCAGAAATCAAGCCACCAATGGCAGATGAATTGTTGGAATTTTATACAAAGGATCAATTGCGTATGCATTTCATGAGTTTGGGGCTATCTTCAAAAAGTGTTGGATTTAAACCACAAGTTTATATGAAGGGAGAAGAAAAGTCAGGAGCAGATCCAGTGCTAAAAGAAGGAAACCTTTTAACTAATGTATTTAATAGGTTGATACGTTCATGCTTTTATACTTTACAAAGCTTAAATGAAAATATTCCAAAAGAAGAAGTAAGCGAAAAAATTAAAGAGTTAACAGAAAAAACAGTATTGGAATATGAGAGACATATGTATAATCAAGATTTTCATAGAATAGCATATGTTCTTGATGATTATATAAGAGATGTAAATAAGCACTGGGCTAGTAATATTAAAAATGAGGAATTGAAAAGAAAAATAATTGCGGATTGTTTTTATGCTTGCAAAGTTATAGCAATACTAATTCATCCAATAGCTCCAGAAGGTTCTGAAATGTTTAAAGATTACTTAAATGTAGATGATGAGTTATGGAACTGGGATAAGATATTTGATCCGATTACTTCCTATTTTAAAGATGGTGAGAATCATAAATTTAAATTTCTTGAACCAAAGGTGGATTTCTTTAAAAAATTGGAATATCAATATTAA
- a CDS encoding YhgE/Pip domain-containing protein: MKNIVKIFVRDIKNIFTNWIATVVVIVLMILPSLYSLVNIEASWDPYANTSGIQVAIVNEDKGTVYKEHDINLGNDLVDKLKDNDKLGWVFVDKETAQEGLLNEKYYATIEIPEDFSKDVTTLVKKDVIKPKLIYTVNEKKNVIASKITDAGVSSVKTQLDQNIAKSISGIMFRLLDEIGVDIENNRYQLRNIMDSVYKLDDNMPELGQMLDQAIDGTISASDLVSTTNQLIPTVADTIDGTSEFLNYTQNYLNETQKDLEKESPKIKEDLVKSENTLDTASVELKNIDQKVLPEVEKKALLQAADSVKATKASVDEARAKLSDIKRAINHLTKIQISKVTIDPALQQSSPEMKNIQNTLDKQAEALDNAKSALKKESSTISNIQDRLNTVDDNLDKLTNRINDDLNKLNNGKNPIDTKNLSDTIEVLDDSHKLVSDITDKYDSEIMPTINKGFDSMREILDNGLNLSAQGKNVLPDVQAMLNTFKNASDSSNEELKKLKEKFPDIQDNVHELAEKLKRIDNKQDIDELLDMITNNWDTQSDFLASPVEIQDNRLFPWPNYGSTVTPFYTVLCLWIGGYILSVLIGTEAEPVEEGKKLKNYEKYFGRLTLFLFIGIGQAIVASLGALLLLHSYAVHPVMFVLYCIFISIVFNCIIYTAVSLFGYGGIVIGVVLLVLQVAGTNGNFPIEVNPIGFQELFPYLPFTYAISAVRQINAGIIYSILIKDTAILCVFMIASVVMGILFKEKINAKRINIVKMLKESYLMNG; encoded by the coding sequence ATGAAGAATATAGTGAAAATTTTTGTGAGAGATATAAAAAATATATTTACAAACTGGATAGCAACTGTTGTGGTAATTGTTTTGATGATACTACCGTCTTTATACTCATTAGTAAACATTGAGGCGTCATGGGACCCATATGCGAATACTAGTGGGATACAAGTTGCAATTGTTAATGAGGATAAAGGAACCGTATATAAGGAGCATGATATAAATCTGGGTAATGATTTAGTTGATAAGCTTAAGGATAATGACAAATTAGGGTGGGTATTTGTAGACAAGGAAACTGCACAAGAAGGCTTACTTAATGAAAAATACTATGCAACTATTGAAATACCAGAAGACTTCTCTAAAGATGTTACAACATTAGTAAAAAAGGATGTTATAAAGCCTAAATTAATTTATACAGTAAATGAAAAGAAAAATGTTATAGCTTCCAAGATAACAGATGCTGGTGTAAGTTCTGTAAAAACTCAATTAGATCAGAACATTGCAAAGAGTATTTCTGGAATTATGTTTAGGTTATTAGATGAAATTGGAGTGGATATAGAAAATAATAGATATCAACTTAGAAATATAATGGATTCAGTTTATAAATTAGATGATAATATGCCAGAACTTGGACAAATGTTAGATCAAGCTATAGATGGAACAATAAGTGCATCAGACTTAGTTAGTACAACTAATCAGCTTATACCAACAGTAGCAGATACAATTGATGGAACTTCTGAATTTTTAAATTATACTCAAAATTATTTAAATGAAACACAAAAGGATTTAGAAAAAGAATCACCCAAAATTAAAGAAGATTTAGTTAAATCTGAAAATACTCTTGATACTGCAAGTGTCGAACTTAAGAATATTGATCAAAAAGTATTGCCAGAAGTTGAAAAAAAAGCTTTATTACAGGCTGCAGATTCTGTAAAAGCCACAAAAGCAAGTGTTGATGAGGCAAGAGCTAAATTAAGTGACATTAAAAGAGCTATAAATCATCTTACTAAAATTCAAATTTCTAAAGTTACAATAGATCCTGCACTTCAACAGAGTTCACCTGAAATGAAAAATATTCAAAACACTCTTGATAAGCAGGCAGAGGCATTAGATAATGCAAAGAGTGCATTGAAAAAGGAAAGCAGCACTATATCTAATATTCAAGATAGATTGAATACTGTTGATGATAACCTTGATAAACTTACTAATAGAATTAATGATGATTTAAATAAATTAAATAATGGGAAAAACCCTATAGATACAAAAAATCTTTCCGATACTATAGAGGTATTAGATGATTCACATAAATTAGTTTCAGATATTACTGATAAATATGATTCCGAAATCATGCCAACAATTAATAAGGGGTTTGATTCAATGAGAGAGATTTTAGACAATGGTTTGAATCTATCAGCTCAAGGAAAGAATGTATTACCAGATGTTCAAGCTATGTTAAATACCTTTAAAAATGCATCTGATTCATCTAATGAAGAATTAAAAAAACTAAAAGAAAAATTCCCAGACATTCAAGATAATGTCCATGAATTAGCAGAAAAATTAAAAAGAATTGATAATAAGCAAGATATTGATGAATTGTTAGATATGATAACAAATAATTGGGATACGCAAAGTGATTTTCTTGCTAGTCCAGTAGAAATTCAAGATAACAGATTGTTTCCATGGCCTAATTATGGTTCTACAGTTACACCATTTTATACAGTTTTATGTCTTTGGATTGGAGGATATATACTATCAGTATTAATTGGAACAGAAGCAGAGCCAGTGGAGGAAGGTAAAAAATTAAAGAACTATGAAAAATATTTTGGACGATTGACCTTGTTCTTATTTATTGGAATAGGACAAGCAATTGTGGCAAGTTTAGGTGCATTATTATTATTACATTCTTATGCTGTTCATCCTGTAATGTTTGTATTATATTGCATATTTATAAGTATTGTATTTAACTGTATAATATATACTGCAGTAAGTTTGTTTGGCTATGGTGGTATTGTAATTGGAGTAGTATTATTAGTACTACAAGTGGCAGGTACCAATGGTAATTTCCCAATAGAAGTTAATCCAATTGGATTTCAAGAATTATTTCCATATCTTCCTTTCACTTATGCAATAAGTGCTGTTAGGCAGATAAATGCAGGAATAATTTATTCAATATTAATTAAGGATACTGCTATACTGTGTGTATTTATGATAGCGTCAGTTGTTATGGGAATCTTATTTAAAGAAAAAATTAATGCTAAAAGAATAAATATTGTTAAAATGCTTAAGGAAAGTTATTTGATGAATGGTTAA